In Leptotrichia sp. OH3620_COT-345, one DNA window encodes the following:
- a CDS encoding serine protease, producing MKKILVMIYLILSMLVSANDAVIKKALIKVYTSHQLFDYTAPWQYGQSFNSTATGFITEGNKIITNAHAVLNSKFLQIRKEGDSKKYKAAVKFVSEEYDLALIEVEDKSFFNGTVSLKLGTLPQIRENVTVYGYPLGGDKLSTTQGIVSRMEHSAYTLTNKRFLIGQTDAAINRGNSGGPVTSKNKIVGVAFAGISSADNIGYFIPVNILEHFLDDIKDGNYDGAPGLGLQYSKLESPSHRKMLGLENNSRGVLIKKVFKNSPFENVLKRNDVLLKLDNSPIEYDGTVEFRKNEKTDFSYVNQQKKYGDTITYEIIRDKKRQTGQVKLDKRDINYSVVKEVTLETPPSYLVYGGLLFEPLTNNYMNIVQGALSSVYEKEEAFKDYSELVVLVRVLAFDVNLGYAEEGNTIITKVNGQKYKDFKDFVHKVKNVKSEFIIFENDRGEEIVLDVKEVEAQKAELMRNYNITSDMSDDVK from the coding sequence ATGAAAAAAATATTAGTAATGATATATTTAATATTGAGTATGTTAGTGTCTGCAAATGATGCAGTAATAAAAAAGGCACTGATTAAAGTATATACTTCGCATCAACTGTTTGATTATACAGCACCTTGGCAATATGGACAGAGTTTTAATTCTACTGCAACAGGATTTATAACAGAGGGAAATAAAATTATAACAAACGCTCATGCAGTTTTAAACTCGAAGTTCCTTCAGATAAGAAAAGAAGGAGATTCAAAAAAATATAAGGCGGCGGTTAAGTTTGTTTCTGAAGAATATGATTTGGCACTTATAGAAGTAGAGGATAAATCATTTTTTAACGGAACGGTTTCTTTAAAATTGGGAACATTGCCTCAAATAAGGGAAAATGTCACTGTATATGGCTATCCTTTAGGCGGAGACAAATTAAGCACGACACAGGGAATTGTATCGAGAATGGAGCATAGCGCATATACATTGACAAATAAGAGATTTCTCATAGGTCAGACTGATGCTGCAATAAACAGGGGAAATAGCGGAGGCCCTGTTACAAGTAAAAATAAAATTGTTGGAGTGGCTTTTGCAGGAATAAGTTCAGCGGATAATATAGGATATTTTATACCTGTGAATATACTTGAACATTTTTTGGATGATATAAAAGATGGAAATTATGATGGAGCACCTGGGTTAGGTTTACAATATTCTAAATTGGAAAGTCCTTCTCACAGAAAAATGTTGGGACTTGAAAATAACTCTCGGGGTGTTCTTATAAAAAAAGTGTTTAAAAATTCACCTTTTGAAAATGTATTGAAAAGAAATGATGTATTATTAAAATTGGATAACAGCCCTATTGAATATGACGGGACTGTAGAATTCAGAAAAAATGAAAAAACCGATTTTTCATATGTAAATCAACAGAAAAAATACGGTGATACAATAACATATGAAATAATAAGAGATAAAAAAAGACAGACCGGTCAGGTAAAACTTGATAAGAGAGATATAAATTACAGTGTAGTAAAGGAAGTTACATTGGAAACACCGCCGTCATATCTTGTTTATGGAGGACTGTTATTTGAACCTTTAACTAATAACTATATGAATATAGTACAAGGAGCTCTTTCTTCCGTTTATGAAAAAGAGGAGGCATTTAAAGATTATTCTGAACTTGTGGTATTAGTGAGAGTTTTAGCTTTTGATGTAAACTTAGGATATGCAGAAGAAGGTAATACTATAATTACAAAAGTAAATGGACAAAAATATAAGGATTTCAAAGATTTTGTCCATAAAGTAAAAAATGTGAAATCTGAGTTTATAATATTTGAAAATGATAGAGGAGAAGAAATAGTTCTTGATGTAAAGGAAGTAGAGGCTCAGAAAGCGGAACTTATGAGAAATTATAATATAACATCGGATATGTCCGATGATGTCAAATAA
- a CDS encoding ABC transporter permease codes for MVELFIAFRHIVERKFQSIFSVLGVAIAVTVFVVSLTVSNGLEKNMITSLLTLSPHILIKNAKDTYFESYQEILEKTKGIKGVKAIIPQIRSQSIIKFEGFAKGVLADGIEAENVKNDLNLKILKGNNNINELNSILIGEELSKEMEIAPGDELSLVSADNKEIKLIVRGIFKTGFLDYDSNLVIVPLKTMQILTERGEVATEVGIKVENPQKVESPLLGVLSNLPENEYRVLSWKHINQNLLNAVQFEKFVLVAILSLLLIIACFAVSVILNMIVREKIKDIGILKSIGYTNANIRRIFTIEGLIIGISGMLLASVISPVVLIILKKLFKIYMKNSYYYLEELPLYISVNEITIVYAVTFIVVFISTIYPAVRASRMKPVEALKHE; via the coding sequence ATGGTAGAATTATTTATAGCGTTTAGACATATAGTTGAAAGAAAATTTCAAAGTATATTTTCAGTTTTGGGAGTAGCAATAGCAGTAACAGTTTTTGTAGTTTCTCTCACCGTGTCAAACGGTCTTGAAAAAAATATGATTACTTCGCTTCTTACATTAAGTCCTCATATTTTAATAAAAAATGCCAAGGATACGTATTTTGAAAGTTATCAGGAGATATTGGAAAAAACTAAGGGAATAAAAGGAGTGAAAGCCATTATCCCTCAAATAAGAAGTCAGTCAATAATAAAATTTGAAGGTTTTGCCAAAGGTGTTCTTGCAGACGGTATTGAAGCGGAAAATGTAAAAAATGATTTGAATTTGAAAATACTTAAAGGAAATAATAATATAAATGAACTTAATTCAATTCTTATAGGAGAAGAGCTTTCAAAGGAAATGGAAATAGCTCCGGGAGATGAATTAAGTCTTGTATCAGCAGATAATAAAGAAATAAAACTTATAGTAAGGGGAATCTTTAAAACCGGATTTCTTGATTACGATTCAAATTTAGTTATAGTTCCTCTTAAAACAATGCAAATTCTTACTGAAAGAGGAGAAGTAGCAACAGAAGTCGGAATAAAAGTAGAAAATCCTCAAAAAGTAGAAAGTCCGCTGCTCGGTGTACTTTCAAATTTACCTGAAAATGAGTACAGAGTATTAAGCTGGAAACATATAAACCAGAATCTCCTTAATGCGGTTCAGTTTGAAAAATTTGTTTTAGTGGCTATTTTAAGTCTGTTACTTATAATAGCCTGCTTTGCCGTATCAGTAATACTAAATATGATTGTAAGGGAAAAGATAAAAGATATAGGGATATTGAAGTCTATCGGCTATACAAATGCAAATATACGGAGAATATTTACTATAGAAGGTCTGATAATAGGTATATCGGGAATGTTGCTGGCAAGTGTAATATCTCCTGTAGTACTCATCATATTGAAAAAATTATTCAAAATATATATGAAAAACTCCTATTACTATCTGGAAGAACTGCCTTTGTATATATCCGTAAATGAGATTACAATAGTGTATGCGGTGACTTTTATAGTAGTATTTATTTCTACGATTTATCCCGCTGTAAGAGCATCCAGAATGAAACCTGTGGAGGCATTGAAACATGAATAA
- a CDS encoding ABC transporter ATP-binding protein has product MNNTIMELKNVNKIYKTKVEEIHILKGVNLSFGRGDFVSIQGKSGSGKTTLLNILGLLDIPTDGEMKIDGKPVNYKNEKTKNIIRNEKIGFVFQFHYLLNEFTALENVMIPALINKQRDKKEIREKAKELLQLVGLEERVTHKPLELSGGEKQRVAIARSMINNPEIILADEPTGNLDTETSSVINNLFKKINEEKEQSIIIVTHSTELANLAKYKYKIERGKFNTV; this is encoded by the coding sequence ATGAATAATACAATAATGGAACTAAAAAATGTAAATAAGATATATAAAACTAAAGTGGAAGAAATACACATACTGAAAGGTGTAAATTTATCTTTTGGAAGAGGAGATTTTGTTTCCATACAGGGAAAATCGGGAAGTGGGAAAACAACACTTTTAAACATATTGGGACTTCTTGACATACCTACAGACGGAGAAATGAAAATAGATGGAAAGCCTGTAAATTATAAAAATGAAAAGACAAAAAATATAATAAGAAATGAAAAAATAGGATTTGTGTTTCAGTTTCACTATTTACTAAATGAATTTACCGCTCTTGAAAATGTTATGATCCCGGCTCTCATTAATAAACAGAGGGATAAAAAGGAAATAAGAGAAAAGGCTAAGGAGCTGTTGCAACTTGTAGGTTTGGAAGAAAGAGTGACTCATAAACCGTTAGAGCTGTCAGGAGGAGAGAAACAGAGAGTGGCGATAGCAAGATCAATGATAAATAATCCTGAAATTATTTTGGCTGATGAACCTACAGGAAATTTGGATACTGAAACGAGCAGTGTTATAAACAACCTTTTCAAAAAAATTAATGAAGAAAAAGAACAATCCATTATTATCGTGACTCATAGTACGGAGCTTGCAAATTTGGCGAAATACAAGTATAAAATAGAAAGAGGAAAATTCAATACTGTATAA
- the dinB gene encoding DNA polymerase IV, whose amino-acid sequence MERSYSSEKIFLHYDMDAFFASVEQRDNPQLKGIPIAVGFGVVTTANYEARKFGVKSAMPTVTAKKLCPNLKLLPVRKNYYSNIGKEIQGLIKKFTNKYEFTSIDEGYIDITEFVKTDNIEKFIIKFKKYIFKNVGLTCSVGIGFSKVSAKIASDINKPDNYFIFYNREQFLEYIKDKNLSLIPGIGKKTREQLKLFNIFTVSELYKVEKRELIKKFGESRGEYLYNVIRGIQYSDIDNNRKRQSYGHEITFNQSMNDILELQDELKIQAEKLSKRLKENKEFAKTVTLKIRYSNFVTYTKAKTLKFAVDDTEYIFNSAMENFRLLKKKDEVKLIGIHLSSITKSNIIQLSFNELKK is encoded by the coding sequence ATGGAGAGAAGTTATTCATCTGAAAAAATTTTCCTACATTATGATATGGATGCTTTTTTTGCTTCAGTGGAGCAGAGAGATAATCCTCAGTTAAAGGGAATACCCATTGCAGTGGGATTCGGAGTAGTGACTACTGCAAATTATGAAGCAAGGAAATTTGGAGTAAAATCAGCTATGCCTACAGTTACTGCAAAAAAACTGTGTCCTAATTTGAAACTTCTTCCTGTGAGAAAAAATTATTATTCAAATATAGGTAAAGAAATTCAAGGTTTAATAAAAAAGTTTACAAATAAATATGAATTTACTTCTATAGATGAGGGTTATATAGATATTACCGAGTTTGTGAAAACCGATAATATTGAGAAATTTATTATCAAATTTAAAAAATATATTTTTAAAAATGTAGGTTTGACATGTTCTGTCGGTATAGGGTTCAGTAAAGTAAGTGCAAAAATTGCCAGTGATATTAATAAACCTGATAATTATTTCATTTTTTACAATAGAGAGCAATTTCTGGAATATATAAAGGACAAAAACTTGTCTCTTATTCCGGGAATAGGAAAAAAAACAAGAGAACAACTTAAGCTTTTTAATATTTTTACAGTTTCTGAACTCTATAAAGTAGAAAAAAGGGAACTTATAAAAAAATTTGGTGAAAGTAGGGGTGAATATCTGTATAATGTAATCAGAGGTATACAGTATTCGGATATTGATAATAACCGTAAAAGACAATCATACGGTCATGAAATTACTTTTAATCAGTCTATGAATGATATTCTTGAATTGCAGGATGAATTAAAGATTCAGGCGGAGAAATTAAGTAAAAGACTTAAAGAAAATAAGGAATTTGCTAAAACTGTAACATTGAAAATAAGATATTCAAATTTTGTAACTTACACTAAAGCAAAGACATTAAAATTTGCCGTTGATGATACTGAATATATATTTAATTCAGCAATGGAAAATTTCAGACTTTTAAAGAAAAAAGATGAAGTGAAATTAATAGGGATACATTTAAGTTCAATTACAAAAAGTAATATAATTCAACTCTCTTTTAATGAATTGAAAAAATAA
- a CDS encoding aminoacyl-histidine dipeptidase: protein MNVAELYPEKVFYYFSEISKIPRGSKKEKKISDWLVKFAKDRKLEVIQDEFLNVIIKKKATKGYEDFSPLILQGHMDMVWEKNKDTKFDFETQGIKLVVEDGFLKADGTTLGADDGIAVAYVLAILDSDDIKHPALEILITTDEEDGMTGASNLDYSIFQGKTLINLDTEEYGEIYVSSAGGGRTTTQFIFSPKKIKTENSVLISIEVKGLSGGHSGAEIHKNLGNSNKILGELLYHLSKGYSIRLIHIDGGEKVNVIPREASVKLNVNLDGSSLNEFRKAASLAFENILKDFKVIDESPILEVKEIKIEELGKKAAEISQSDTANIITYLHEFHNGVRDMSKEIEGLVETSTNLGVIKTERVGENVQIIFRALSRSSVNSSLQNVLTEITDSARKHGANLRVDTVYPSWEYKKDSRIRELIVKSFKEVTGKDAEIKAIHAGLECGYFADGINELDVVSIGPNIYGAHSPQEKMDIKSVGDTWDLLLKILEDYNIK, encoded by the coding sequence ATGAATGTTGCAGAGTTATACCCTGAAAAAGTTTTTTATTATTTCAGTGAAATTTCAAAAATACCGAGAGGGTCGAAAAAAGAAAAAAAAATTAGTGATTGGTTAGTAAAGTTTGCTAAAGATAGAAAACTTGAAGTAATTCAGGATGAATTTTTGAATGTTATTATTAAAAAGAAAGCGACAAAAGGGTATGAAGATTTTTCTCCGCTGATTTTACAAGGGCATATGGATATGGTATGGGAGAAAAATAAAGATACGAAATTTGATTTTGAAACTCAGGGAATAAAACTTGTAGTGGAAGATGGATTTCTGAAAGCTGACGGAACTACACTCGGTGCAGATGATGGAATTGCAGTAGCTTATGTTTTAGCAATATTAGACAGTGATGACATAAAACATCCTGCACTTGAAATTTTAATAACAACCGATGAAGAAGACGGAATGACAGGTGCAAGTAATCTTGACTATTCGATTTTTCAGGGAAAGACACTTATTAATCTGGATACGGAAGAATATGGAGAGATTTATGTGAGCAGTGCAGGAGGCGGTAGAACGACTACCCAATTCATATTTTCTCCTAAAAAAATTAAAACTGAAAATTCAGTTTTAATTTCAATAGAAGTGAAAGGACTTTCAGGAGGACATTCAGGAGCAGAAATACATAAAAATTTAGGTAATTCAAACAAAATTTTGGGTGAGCTGCTATATCATTTGAGTAAAGGTTATTCCATAAGGTTGATTCACATAGATGGAGGAGAAAAAGTAAATGTCATCCCGAGAGAAGCCTCGGTAAAACTTAATGTAAACCTTGATGGAAGCTCTTTAAATGAATTCAGAAAAGCTGCAAGTCTCGCTTTTGAAAATATTTTAAAAGATTTTAAAGTAATTGATGAATCTCCTATTTTGGAAGTAAAAGAAATTAAAATAGAAGAACTTGGTAAAAAAGCGGCTGAAATTTCTCAGTCGGATACGGCAAATATAATTACTTATTTACATGAATTTCATAACGGTGTAAGAGATATGAGCAAGGAAATTGAAGGACTTGTAGAAACTTCCACTAACTTAGGGGTAATAAAAACCGAAAGAGTAGGAGAAAATGTTCAAATTATTTTTAGAGCACTATCAAGAAGTTCCGTAAACAGTTCATTACAAAATGTGCTTACTGAAATTACTGATTCTGCAAGAAAACACGGGGCAAATTTAAGAGTAGATACTGTTTATCCGTCTTGGGAATATAAAAAAGATTCCAGAATAAGAGAGTTGATAGTAAAATCTTTTAAGGAAGTTACAGGGAAGGACGCTGAAATAAAAGCAATTCATGCAGGATTGGAATGCGGTTATTTTGCAGACGGAATAAATGAACTTGATGTAGTTTCAATAGGTCCTAATATATATGGTGCACATTCGCCTCAGGAAAAGATGGATATAAAGTCTGTGGGAGATACATGGGATTTACTTTTAAAAATTCTTGAAGATTATAATATAAAGTAA
- the rnmV gene encoding ribonuclease M5, producing MKKKKMKISEIIVVEGRDDITALKRVVDGHIIALNGFSGITKKSVTRLFQLSKYNDIILLTDPDHAGKKIRNVLKEKIPNIKHVFIERKNAIKGNNVGVENASDEVIIEALSNVIKYREKIGNNQKYIFTIRDLMVNGLCFGTDSRRNRIKLGDILKIGYYNSKQLLAALNSFNISKEKFQKAVRKIKSD from the coding sequence ATGAAAAAGAAAAAAATGAAAATTAGTGAAATTATTGTTGTAGAAGGTCGAGATGATATAACTGCTTTGAAAAGAGTGGTAGATGGTCATATTATAGCTTTAAACGGATTTTCAGGGATTACGAAAAAATCTGTTACTCGGCTTTTCCAACTGTCAAAATATAATGATATTATACTATTGACTGATCCTGATCATGCAGGGAAGAAAATAAGAAATGTGCTTAAAGAAAAAATTCCTAATATCAAACATGTGTTTATAGAAAGAAAAAATGCAATAAAAGGAAATAACGTAGGTGTAGAAAATGCTTCAGATGAAGTTATAATTGAAGCTCTTTCAAATGTGATAAAGTATAGGGAGAAAATTGGCAACAATCAAAAATATATTTTTACAATTCGAGATTTGATGGTAAACGGACTGTGTTTTGGAACAGATTCGAGACGGAACAGGATTAAGTTGGGAGATATATTGAAAATAGGTTATTATAATTCAAAACAGTTGTTGGCTGCATTAAATTCTTTTAATATTTCTAAAGAAAAATTTCAAAAAGCGGTTAGAAAGATAAAAAGTGATTAA
- the raiA gene encoding ribosome-associated translation inhibitor RaiA, with product MKIIISGKQLKITDAIKSYTEEKINKISKYTDAITEVDVVLTVEKKKTEGDVHKADGLVYASGTKIKIEARNSDLYAAIDELSERLERQVRKYKEKQKDHNKKGSH from the coding sequence ATGAAAATCATTATTAGCGGAAAACAGTTGAAAATTACGGATGCAATTAAAAGCTATACTGAGGAAAAAATTAATAAAATTTCGAAGTATACTGATGCTATAACTGAAGTCGATGTTGTCTTAACAGTTGAAAAAAAGAAAACTGAGGGGGATGTCCATAAAGCTGACGGTTTAGTTTATGCGAGCGGAACAAAAATAAAAATAGAAGCAAGAAATAGTGATTTATATGCCGCTATTGATGAACTATCCGAAAGATTGGAAAGACAGGTAAGAAAATATAAAGAAAAACAGAAAGATCATAATAAAAAAGGAAGTCATTAA